A window of the Planococcus citri chromosome 4, ihPlaCitr1.1, whole genome shotgun sequence genome harbors these coding sequences:
- the LOC135843058 gene encoding another transcription unit protein-like → MSRANYSESDEDSGSESDSNASSSSKSSYQSTKNQKSPASDSENENAPSKPAGRVRKSTDRSEATSQSPSSARSGSPASGSASPVSARSRASSVSEHSPKRSPSPAGSEASHKSATSRSRSSSPVTRERTRSESVAASQQSQSSRSPSPSGSEASPSRRRRSSNKSDTPRTARSGSAVSAHSARSGSAESAHSRSSHVSRRSARSGSARSARSATSGHSGSPVRSPSAGSAKSAGSGSPHSDRSGSRARSRTPSPSSPKSRASGSPSVHSGSPKSPRSDHSASPARSRSASPAGSAKSGSPASRRSGTPASHRSGTPASRRSGTPASHRSGTPASHRSRSPASHRSRSPASHRSRSPASSDSGSPVAKKRSKSDSGGSDSDASIKKPKTKKTLASDESGNDNKSDSDSSEKIKKKVKHKRIMGSDSEDDQKKKSGSDDSGDDAGGAKADDLFGDADDISSDEDGDKAARAQKRGLDDDDDEEGDLVIAEKDENEKPAGEDEEEEEPVPERRIDVEIPKISFDTGRDIHFMKMPNFLSVETRPFEPDTYEDEIDDEETLDEEGRARLKLKVENTIRWRYGYDKDHNVIKESNARFVRWSDGSMTLHVGSEIFDVYKQPFVGDHNHMFVRQGTGLQGQAVFRTKLSFRPHSTESFTHKKMTLSLADRSQKTSGIKVLSQVGADPEHNREEKIKREEEKLRASMRRESKQKRLKEKGSSRSISSNYLEPDREDASDDENAISLSAIKNKYKKNSGAETRRNIYSSDDDDSDFETKRKKPEKLKAISESDEGSGSEAEKSKKSSESESEQSKAASASGSASGSASESEDE, encoded by the exons ATGTCTCGTGCCAACTACTCAGAATCTGACGAAG ATTCCGGTTCGGAATCCGATAGCAACGCTAGCTCTTCTAGTAAAAGTTCGTATCAATCTACAAAAAACCAGAAAAGCCCAGCATCcgattctgaaaatgaaaacgcaCCCTCAAAACCTGCAGGCAGAGTTCGTAAGTCGACTGATAGATCAGAAGCTACTTCGCAGTCACCTAGTTCGGCTCGATCTGGAAGTCCAGCTTCAGGTTCAGCGTCACCGGTATCTGCTCGTTCTCGAGCATCTTCTGTATCAGAGCATTCTCCTAAACGATCTCCGAGCCCGGCAGGTTCCGAAGCTTCTCATAAATCTGCCACTTCCCGAAGTCGTTCGAGCTCACCGGTGACTCGAGAGCGAACCAGAAGCGAAAGCGTGGCGGCTTCGCAGCAAAGCCAATCTAGTCGTTCTCCCAGTCCGTCCGGTTCAGAAGCATCGCCATCTAGAAGACGCAGATCATCGAATAAATCTGATACTCCTCGAACTGCACGTTCTGGCAGTGCTGTATCTGCTCATTCGGCTCGATCTGGTAGCGCAGAATCGGCTCATTCGCGATCATCGCATGTTTCTCGACGATCTGCGAGATCAGGCAGTGCTCGTTCGGCACGTTCGGCTACTTCAGGCCATTCAGGTTCTCCAGTAAGGAGTCCTTCTGCCGGTTCCGCTAAGTCGGCCGGTTCCGGTAGCCCTCATTCTGATCGGTCTGGTAGTAGAGCTCGGTCACGAACACCGTCGCCATCTTCGCCGAAATCTCGAGCTTCTGGAAGTCCATCAGTTCATTCCGGTAGTCCGAAATCTCCACGATCGGATCACTCAGCCAGCCCGGCTCGATCTAGATCTGCGTCACCGGCTGGTTCAGCGAAATCGGGTAGTCCAGCTTCACGAAGATCTGGTACTCCGGCATCTCATCGATCTGGTACTCCGGCATCTCGTCGATCTGGTACTCCAGCGTCTCACCGATCTGGTACTCCAGCTTCTCACCGGTCTCGTAGTCCAGCTTCTCACCGATCTCGTAGTCCAGCTTCTCACCGGTCTCGTAGTCCAGCTAGTAGCGATTCGGGATCGCCCGTTGCTAAAAAGAGATCGAAATCCGATAGTGGTGGATCGGATAGTGATGCTTctattaaaaaaccaaaaa CTAAGAAAACCCTGGCTAGTGATGAAAGTGGCAATGATAACAAAAGTGATTCAGATAGTAGTGAAAAGATCAAGAAAAA GGTTAAACATAAACGAATCATGGGATCCGATAGCGAAGatgatcaaaaaaagaaatccgGTTCCGATGACAGTGGAGATGATGCAGGCGGAG CCAAAGCTGATGACTTGTTCGGAGATGCCGATGATATTAGTTCCGACGAAGATGGTGATAAAGCTGCTCGAGCTCAAAAAAGAGGTTtagatgacgacgatgacgaagaAGGAGATCTAGTCATAGCTGAAAAA GATGAGAATGAGAAACCAGCCggagaagacgaagaagaagaagagccCGTTCCAGAGCGTAGAATCGACGTAGAAATTCCTAAAATTAGTTTCGATACCGGCAGAGAtattcatttcatgaaaatgcCCAATTTCTTATCCGTTGAAACTAGACCTTTTGAACCTGATACTTACGAAGATGAAATTGACGACGAAGAAACGTTAGACGAAGAAGGTCGTGCTAG GCTAAAATTGAAAGTAGAAAATACGATTCGATGGCGTTACGGTTATGATAAAGATCACAACGTTATAAAAGAAAGTAACGCTAGATTCGTTCGATGGTCAGATGGTAGTATGACGTTACACGTTGGATCAGAAATTTTCGATGTTTATAAACAACCGTTTgtg GGCGATCACAATCACATGTTCGTTCGTCAAGGTACCGGTCTCCAAGGGCAAGCTGTATTCCGAACAAAGCTCTCCTTCCGACCTCATTCTACCGAATCGTTTACGCACAAGAAGATGACACTATCGTTAGCTGATCGATCACAAAAAACCAGCGGTATTAAAGTATTAAGTCAAGTTGGAGCTGATCCAGAACACAAtcgtgaagaaaaaattaaa CGAGAAGAAGAGAAACTACGAGCTTCAATGCGTAGAGAAAGCAAACAGAAAAGGCTCAAAGAGAAAGGATCTAGTCGAAGCATATCATCCAATTACTTGGAACCCGATAGAGAAGATGCTTCTGACGATGAAAACGCTATTTCGTTATCCgctattaaaaataaatacaagaAGAATTCCG gagcAGAAACTCGACGTAATATTTATTCCTCAGATGACGATGATTCTGATTTCGAAACTAAACGTAAAAAGCCCGAAAAACTTAAAGCCATCTCAGAATCAGATGAAGGTTCCGGTTCCGAAGcagagaaaagtaaaaaatcctCTGAATCTGAAAGTGAACAAAGTAAAGCTGCTAGTGCCAGTGGTAGTGCTAGTGGTAGTGCTAGTGAATCCGAGGACGAGTAA